The Polycladomyces zharkentensis genome includes a window with the following:
- the leuS gene encoding leucine--tRNA ligase, with translation MRTYQPSEIEPKWQAVWQERRMHRTDEDRDKPKFYALEQFPYPSGEGLHMGHVRVYTIGDVIARFKRMNGYRVLHPMGADAFGLPAENAAIQRGVNPREWTLKNMKRIREEQTRLGVSYDWERYVGTCLPDYYKLTQWLFLLFYERGLAYRKKAAVNWCPTCNTVLANEQVEDGLCWRCDTEVTKKELEQWFLRITDYADRLLEGLDRLPKWPDKVKAMQRNWIGRSEGAHVTFTIPELDDEKVTVFTTRPDTLFGVTYLVLAPEHPLVPQLIRGKENESDIADFIERMRKESEITRTAADAEKVGYFTGAYAQHPLTGENVPIWVANYVLMDYGTGAVMGVPAHDERDFLFAKKYDLPIRVVIRPEESDTDELTEAYTGEGKLINSGDFNGLNNREAIRAIARHLEEKGLGGPTVNYRLRDWLISRQRYWGCPIPIVYCDDCGIVPVPKEQLPVLLPEDVVFDGKRNPLTTSESFVHTECPRCGKSARRETDTMDTFIDSSWYFFRYTDAHNEDMPFDPDKVKEWLPVDEYIGGIEHAVLHLLYSRFFTKVLYDAGLVPVDEPFTSLLTQGMVLKDGAKMSKSKGNVVSPMDIVEKYGADTARMFILFAAPPERDLEWSDAGVEGSYRFLNRVWRMVEQHASLFEQRPAPDMTSREAQELNRLRHRTVKKVTEDVNERYHFNTAISAIMELVNGIYAYPEDADRGTLADAIETVVLLLAPFAPHIAEELWQRMGHQDSVHAQSWPTFDPAALVQNEVEIAVQINGKVRDKVVVPAEADKSEVEAMVMKLDRIQTLLEGKTVRKVIVVPRKLVNIVAN, from the coding sequence ATGCGGACGTATCAACCGAGTGAAATCGAACCGAAATGGCAAGCGGTCTGGCAGGAGCGCCGCATGCACCGGACCGACGAGGATCGGGACAAACCGAAATTTTATGCGCTGGAACAATTCCCTTATCCTTCGGGTGAAGGGTTACATATGGGCCATGTCCGGGTGTATACCATCGGGGATGTGATTGCCCGGTTCAAACGGATGAATGGTTATCGCGTCCTGCACCCCATGGGTGCCGACGCATTCGGCCTTCCGGCGGAGAATGCCGCCATCCAGCGGGGGGTGAATCCGCGCGAGTGGACGTTGAAAAATATGAAGCGGATTCGGGAGGAGCAGACCCGGTTGGGCGTATCGTACGACTGGGAGCGGTATGTCGGTACGTGTCTGCCGGACTATTACAAGTTGACACAGTGGCTGTTTCTGCTCTTTTACGAGCGCGGCCTGGCTTACCGCAAAAAGGCGGCCGTCAACTGGTGCCCCACCTGCAACACGGTGCTGGCCAACGAACAGGTTGAAGACGGGCTGTGCTGGCGTTGTGACACGGAGGTGACCAAAAAGGAGCTGGAGCAATGGTTCCTGCGCATCACCGATTACGCCGACCGTCTGCTCGAAGGATTGGACCGTCTGCCGAAGTGGCCGGACAAAGTAAAGGCCATGCAGCGTAACTGGATCGGTCGCAGCGAGGGGGCGCACGTCACCTTCACCATTCCCGAACTGGATGATGAAAAAGTGACCGTGTTCACCACCCGTCCCGACACATTGTTCGGTGTCACTTACTTGGTGTTGGCACCGGAGCATCCGCTGGTTCCGCAATTGATCCGCGGGAAGGAAAACGAATCGGACATCGCCGATTTTATCGAACGCATGCGGAAAGAATCCGAAATCACGCGGACAGCGGCGGATGCGGAAAAAGTGGGGTATTTTACGGGAGCGTACGCCCAACATCCTTTAACCGGCGAAAATGTACCGATCTGGGTGGCCAACTATGTCTTGATGGATTACGGAACCGGTGCGGTGATGGGAGTACCGGCCCACGACGAGCGTGACTTCCTGTTCGCCAAAAAATACGATTTGCCGATCCGTGTCGTCATCCGTCCGGAGGAGAGCGACACCGACGAGTTGACCGAAGCGTATACCGGTGAAGGGAAACTGATCAACTCGGGTGATTTCAACGGATTGAACAACCGGGAAGCGATCAGGGCCATCGCCCGTCATCTGGAGGAAAAAGGGTTGGGCGGACCGACGGTCAACTATCGCCTGCGCGACTGGTTGATTTCGCGGCAACGGTATTGGGGATGCCCGATTCCGATTGTCTACTGCGACGATTGCGGCATTGTCCCGGTGCCGAAAGAACAGTTGCCGGTCCTTCTGCCCGAAGACGTCGTATTTGACGGCAAACGCAATCCGCTCACCACGTCGGAATCGTTTGTGCACACCGAATGCCCCCGCTGCGGCAAGTCGGCACGCCGGGAGACGGACACGATGGATACGTTTATCGATTCGTCCTGGTATTTCTTCCGGTATACGGATGCGCACAACGAAGACATGCCGTTCGATCCGGACAAGGTGAAGGAGTGGCTGCCGGTCGACGAGTATATCGGCGGGATTGAGCACGCCGTGTTGCATTTGTTGTACTCACGGTTCTTTACCAAGGTCCTGTACGATGCCGGTTTGGTGCCGGTGGATGAACCGTTCACCAGCCTGCTGACTCAAGGAATGGTGCTCAAGGACGGGGCGAAAATGTCCAAGTCCAAAGGCAACGTGGTCAGCCCGATGGACATCGTGGAAAAATACGGAGCGGACACCGCGCGGATGTTTATCCTGTTTGCCGCACCGCCGGAGCGTGACTTGGAATGGTCGGATGCCGGTGTGGAGGGAAGCTACCGTTTCCTGAACCGCGTCTGGCGGATGGTGGAGCAGCACGCCTCCCTGTTCGAACAACGTCCCGCACCCGATATGACGAGCAGGGAAGCCCAAGAACTGAACCGGTTGCGGCACCGGACCGTCAAAAAAGTGACGGAAGACGTAAATGAACGTTATCACTTTAACACCGCCATCAGTGCCATTATGGAATTGGTCAACGGCATCTATGCTTATCCGGAGGATGCCGACCGTGGAACGCTGGCCGATGCGATTGAGACGGTCGTGCTGTTGTTGGCGCCGTTTGCCCCGCATATCGCCGAAGAACTGTGGCAGCGGATGGGTCATCAAGACAGCGTGCATGCCCAGTCGTGGCCGACTTTCGATCCGGCGGCTTTGGTGCAGAACGAAGTGGAGATCGCGGTGCAGATCAACGGCAAGGTGCGGGACAAAGTGGTTGTGCCGGCCGAGGCGGACAAAAGCGAAGTGGAAGCAATGGTGATGAAGCTGGACCGCATCCAAACGCTGTTGGAAGGGAAAACGGTCCGCAAGGTGATCGTCGTACCGCGGAAACTGGTCAACATCGTGGCCAACTGA
- the rsfS gene encoding ribosome silencing factor yields the protein MNLVEIAQLAAATAEEKKAQRVTILDIRGLSVIADYFVICHGNSQKQVQAIVTAIKDKMHEAKVPLRGIEGFAEARWVLMDLGDVVVHVFHKDEREFYDLERLWGDAREIRQVQ from the coding sequence TTGAACCTGGTGGAGATTGCGCAATTGGCGGCTGCGACTGCCGAGGAGAAAAAGGCACAGCGTGTCACCATCCTGGATATCCGTGGATTATCGGTGATCGCCGATTACTTCGTCATCTGTCACGGAAATTCGCAAAAGCAAGTGCAAGCCATTGTGACTGCGATCAAGGACAAGATGCACGAGGCAAAGGTTCCTCTCAGAGGAATCGAAGGGTTTGCCGAGGCGCGCTGGGTACTGATGGACCTCGGAGATGTAGTCGTCCACGTCTTCCACAAGGATGAACGCGAATTTTACGACCTGGAACGGTTGTGGGGCGATGCCAGGGAAATTCGACAGGTTCAGTGA